A window from Sphingobacterium hotanense encodes these proteins:
- a CDS encoding FimB/Mfa2 family fimbrial subunit: MNKVNKTLFLSVIAFLTFGISSCQKDVINENIEPGKAYIELNLAEDFLAGDDFQFETKASTRATAINPVVSDTTMKFGEHMVDVQLIDTKLEDMKLNRPGSGSGGGIKAAAVSQINRIAIGTHYRMIAFDNNGNYVTERAYVHGSEAIQDSMKLDAGKTYSFIVYSFGSTTTEPATVTYENGVKTFDNVQLTNVNQDLMVYVLKNKTLVYGTNRLDVVMKHKFSLITTTIEMGSNMNGFITALGNVKFNNVSSSANYKFATGGISYNNQNYGSAPVSFPDLGAGLRTVTSHSTLVINPAATDKSLSFGTFAMDDESKTNYSVPNIKVTPGHKYNLILKFRTCTQEVKIADDVLNWNYKENSNQTGVIGPGNVTIPNGQLLTKSFTAPASNYGFTFDFLQLDNAFNMKINGQWMVLDEDEQQIQFQTYNNTANNEGIITRNIEFIDGSEYSDKSGSANWNKWKIPPIWDLKATSYATPIIRVSISKAGAISILGSKSSNGPLVQLRLRNKARFNPAIVWNATGNNVIEINQKVSNNTIVIGRGYGKAKISCTQ, encoded by the coding sequence ATGAATAAAGTAAATAAAACATTATTTCTAAGCGTTATTGCTTTTTTAACCTTCGGAATTTCATCTTGCCAAAAGGATGTTATCAACGAAAACATTGAACCCGGAAAAGCATATATAGAACTTAATCTAGCCGAAGATTTTCTTGCAGGTGATGATTTCCAATTTGAAACCAAGGCGAGCACTAGAGCAACGGCTATCAATCCTGTTGTAAGCGATACGACCATGAAGTTTGGGGAACATATGGTCGATGTACAATTGATTGACACGAAATTGGAAGATATGAAATTGAATCGTCCAGGATCGGGAAGCGGCGGCGGGATCAAAGCAGCAGCTGTTTCTCAAATCAATAGAATTGCGATAGGAACCCATTATCGTATGATTGCCTTTGATAATAATGGAAATTATGTAACGGAACGTGCCTATGTACACGGAAGTGAAGCTATCCAAGATAGTATGAAGTTGGATGCGGGTAAAACCTACAGTTTTATTGTGTATTCTTTCGGTAGCACTACAACCGAACCCGCTACGGTAACTTACGAAAATGGTGTAAAGACATTCGATAATGTGCAGCTGACAAATGTAAACCAGGATTTGATGGTCTATGTGCTTAAGAATAAAACGTTGGTTTACGGTACGAACAGACTTGACGTGGTTATGAAACATAAATTTAGCTTGATTACGACGACGATTGAAATGGGAAGTAATATGAATGGTTTCATAACAGCCTTAGGCAATGTCAAATTTAATAATGTGAGCAGCAGTGCTAACTATAAATTTGCTACGGGTGGTATCTCCTACAATAATCAGAATTATGGTTCGGCGCCAGTTTCTTTTCCAGACCTTGGAGCGGGTTTGAGAACCGTTACGAGCCATTCCACATTAGTAATTAATCCGGCTGCTACCGATAAGAGTTTGAGCTTTGGAACCTTCGCCATGGACGATGAATCCAAAACAAACTACTCCGTTCCGAATATCAAAGTTACTCCAGGACACAAGTATAACCTAATTCTGAAGTTCAGAACATGTACACAGGAAGTAAAAATAGCAGACGACGTTTTAAATTGGAATTATAAGGAAAATAGTAACCAGACCGGTGTGATTGGTCCAGGGAATGTCACGATTCCAAATGGTCAATTGCTGACCAAATCATTTACTGCACCTGCGTCAAACTATGGTTTCACGTTCGATTTCCTTCAGTTAGACAATGCCTTTAACATGAAGATTAACGGGCAATGGATGGTATTAGATGAGGACGAGCAACAGATACAATTCCAAACGTACAACAATACTGCAAATAATGAAGGGATTATCACTAGAAATATTGAGTTTATCGATGGTTCGGAGTACTCGGATAAAAGTGGGTCAGCGAACTGGAACAAATGGAAAATCCCACCGATTTGGGATTTAAAAGCTACATCCTATGCTACACCGATTATTCGCGTGTCGATCAGTAAAGCTGGTGCAATCTCCATATTGGGAAGTAAGAGCAGTAATGGGCCGTTGGTACAATTACGGTTAAGAAATAAGGCTCGATTTAACCCAGCTATTGTGTGGAATGCTACAGGAAATAACGTGATCGAAATCAACCAGAAAGTTTCCAACAATACGATCGTTATTGGACGTGGTTATGGAAAGGCCAAGATTTCTTGTACACAATAA
- a CDS encoding MATE family efflux transporter has product MFQKYKANKRYYLSSMALAGPVVISQLGHTLVQTADTIIVGQFAGTISLAAVSLVHSVFMVVLVIGLGIAYGLTPLIAQENGRSNYQECAKLLSNSFWLNFISAILLFLFVYFGSMYAMQHADQDPLVVETAKPYLLILSLSILPLMMFNTFKQFAEGLGFTKQAMNITIWGNVLNVILAVILVKGMFGIKPMGVAGVGIATLVDRILMMIVMAWYVLKSSNFKRYIQHFSIRFIDSDRMKKILKIGAPVAMQYVFEIGAFAGAALIAGKIGALEQAAHQTAITLAAMTYMMASGIASAATIKVGNSYGNKNFFRLEKFATVSYHLVLVFMIVCAIIFAVFNQYLPYIISKDAEVIALAAQLLIIAGMFQLFDGTQVVGLGILRGMGDVNIPTFITFFAYWIVGLPIAYFLGVKTGVGVKGIWYGLTLGLLTSSILLYFRYKHIIKKREKDMGRQVAS; this is encoded by the coding sequence ATGTTCCAAAAGTACAAAGCCAACAAAAGGTATTACCTAAGCAGCATGGCATTGGCAGGCCCTGTTGTTATTTCTCAGCTAGGACACACGCTCGTACAAACAGCCGATACGATTATTGTCGGACAATTTGCCGGCACGATTTCCCTTGCCGCTGTATCGCTTGTACACTCTGTCTTCATGGTTGTCTTAGTCATTGGATTGGGGATAGCGTATGGATTGACTCCGCTCATCGCGCAAGAAAACGGTCGATCGAACTATCAGGAATGTGCAAAGTTGCTATCCAATAGTTTTTGGCTAAACTTTATTTCAGCCATTTTACTCTTCTTGTTTGTGTATTTCGGTTCCATGTATGCGATGCAGCATGCCGATCAAGATCCGCTGGTTGTTGAAACCGCGAAGCCCTATCTGTTGATTCTGAGTTTGTCCATCCTTCCCTTGATGATGTTTAACACCTTCAAGCAATTTGCCGAAGGCTTAGGCTTCACGAAACAGGCGATGAATATTACTATCTGGGGAAATGTACTGAATGTGATCCTTGCGGTAATTCTAGTAAAAGGGATGTTCGGCATCAAACCTATGGGTGTTGCCGGTGTCGGTATTGCGACCCTGGTCGACCGCATACTGATGATGATCGTAATGGCATGGTATGTACTCAAGTCGAGCAATTTCAAGCGCTATATACAACATTTCTCTATCCGCTTCATCGATTCGGATCGCATGAAAAAGATTCTTAAAATAGGAGCTCCAGTAGCCATGCAATATGTGTTTGAAATCGGGGCATTTGCTGGCGCTGCATTAATTGCAGGTAAGATCGGGGCATTAGAACAAGCAGCACATCAAACAGCGATTACACTTGCTGCAATGACCTATATGATGGCTAGCGGGATAGCGTCGGCTGCCACCATCAAAGTCGGCAATAGCTATGGCAACAAGAACTTCTTCCGATTAGAAAAATTCGCAACGGTATCCTATCATTTGGTACTGGTCTTTATGATTGTTTGTGCTATTATATTCGCGGTATTCAACCAATATCTTCCTTACATCATTTCTAAAGATGCAGAGGTGATAGCGCTCGCAGCACAGTTACTGATCATCGCGGGTATGTTCCAATTATTCGATGGAACGCAAGTGGTTGGATTAGGTATCCTTCGTGGAATGGGTGACGTCAATATCCCGACATTTATCACATTCTTCGCTTACTGGATCGTAGGATTACCGATCGCATATTTCCTAGGCGTAAAAACTGGCGTTGGAGTTAAAGGTATCTGGTATGGTTTAACACTAGGTCTTTTGACGTCCTCTATTCTATTGTACTTCCGTTATAAACATATTATCAAAAAGCGGGAAAAGGATATGGGGAGGCAAGTAGCCTCCTAA